CGCGGGACTGTCGGCGGCCGGGATTCGGGCGCGCACAATAGATCCGCGGCGATGCGCCGGCCAGTCCACGCCGGGCACACAAACGTCTTGACAAAAAATACTTGTCAACGCATCATGGGGACATGACGACGACGAGCGCAACCACCGAACCGACCCCGATCGCCTTCCTGGAGGGGCTGGAAGGCGCGGTGCTGCTGAGGGATCCCGAGCGGCGCAGGCTGGTCGACGAGCTGCGCGAGCTGCCCGATTCTGCGGCCGGCCTGGCTCAGCGCCTGGGTCAGACCCGCCAGCGGCTGAACTACCACCTGCGGGCGCTGGAAGAGGCCGGGGTGCTGGAGCTGCACCAGGAGCGGCTGAAGGGGAACTGCCTCGAACGGATCCTCCGCCCCACGGCGACCAGCTATCTGGTCGACCCGGGGGTGGTGGACGGCGTTCCGGCGCCAGACTCCGCGGGCGACAGGGCCTCCGCCGCGTTCCTGCTTGCGCTGGCCGCGCGCGCCGTGGCCGAGCTCGGTCGGCTGTGGCGGAGGGCGGGTCGCGAGCGCAAGCGCCTGGCGACCGCCGGAATCGAGTCGCGCGTGCTGCTCGCGCGCCCCGCCGACATGGA
The window above is part of the Gemmatimonadota bacterium genome. Proteins encoded here:
- a CDS encoding winged helix-turn-helix domain-containing protein, which produces MTTTSATTEPTPIAFLEGLEGAVLLRDPERRRLVDELRELPDSAAGLAQRLGQTRQRLNYHLRALEEAGVLELHQERLKGNCLERILRPTATSYLVDPGVVDGVPAPDSAGDRASAAFLLALAARAVAELGRLWRRAGRERKRLATAGIESRVLLARPADMEAFVADLTDAVADVVRRHHDDRAGARPFRVLAAAYPEPAVDNPAQDEGRMQ